AGTGACGGCGTACCGGATGCCTGGGATCAATGTGCGAATACGCCAACCGAAAGCATTATTGACGCCACAGGATGTCCACAAACATTGAATATGGATGACAGCGACAAGGACGGCGTGCCGGACACGTGGGACCAATGCGCTGAGACGCCAAGCGGCAGTCTGGTCGACGCGTTGGGTTGCCCCGGTACATCTCCTGTTGAAGACGGCGACGGCGACGGCGTGCCGGATACATTGGATCAATGTGCTGATACACCGGCCGGCAGCTTGGTGGACGCCACCGGATGTCCTG
Above is a genomic segment from Desulfovibrio inopinatus DSM 10711 containing:
- a CDS encoding thrombospondin type 3 repeat-containing protein, whose product is SDGVPDAWDQCANTPTESIIDATGCPQTLNMDDSDKDGVPDTWDQCAETPSGSLVDALGCPGTSPVEDGDGDGVPDTLDQCADTPAGSLVDATGCPGTLQLDDSDNDGVPDTLDQCADTPAGSLVDSTGCPGTSQIDDSDGDGVPDTWDQCADTPSGSATDATGCPVAAPEAETIILPIVISK